The Methanobrevibacter arboriphilus JCM 13429 = DSM 1125 genome includes a region encoding these proteins:
- a CDS encoding DUF356 domain-containing protein, with translation MALILIRGDNNSKLLNAIADIERHAQLHLIKDPQKIDGEFADSIVESILNAPLRNKSKVATAFFVREDITLAIMQIKKIHPPAHVVVVSDEYKEYSSLNEKLDEAPIFRGYYSNKAQKGTELKDYKSNISNPRHK, from the coding sequence ATGGCATTAATATTAATTCGTGGAGATAATAATTCAAAATTACTCAATGCAATTGCAGATATTGAGAGACATGCTCAATTGCACTTAATCAAAGATCCTCAAAAGATTGATGGGGAATTTGCAGATTCTATAGTTGAAAGTATCCTAAATGCTCCTTTAAGAAATAAATCTAAAGTAGCAACTGCTTTTTTTGTTAGAGAAGATATTACTCTAGCTATAATGCAAATTAAGAAGATACATCCTCCTGCTCATGTTGTAGTGGTAAGTGATGAATATAAAGAATATAGTTCACTAAATGAAAAATTAGATGAGGCTCCTATCTTTAGAGGTTATTATTCAAACAAAGCTCAAAAAGGAACAGAACTTAAAGATTAT